A DNA window from Equus przewalskii isolate Varuska chromosome 12, EquPr2, whole genome shotgun sequence contains the following coding sequences:
- the PRSS53 gene encoding serine protease 53 isoform X1 — protein sequence MKQSWGSGLLILGAVVLTEACGQRGPGPPEPQEGNTVAGEWPWQASVRRQGVHVCSGSLVAGTWVLTAAHCFEKAAMTELNSWSVVLGSLQREGLSPGAEEVGVTALQLPRAYNHYSQGSDLALLQLAHPVAHTPLCLPQPAHRFPFGTSCWATGWDQDTSDAPRTLRNLRLRLISRPTCNCLYNRLHQRLLASPARPGMLCGGAQPGVQGPCQGDSGGPVLCREPDGHWVQAGIISFASNCAQEDTPVLLTDMAAHSSWLQARAQGAAFLAQNPETLEISDEDSCVACGSLRREGPQAGAPSQWPWDARLIHQGKLACGGALISEEVVLTAAHCFIGRQTPEEWSVGLGSGPEEWGLKQLILHGAYTHPEGGYDVALLLLAQPVTLGPSLRPLCLPYTDHRLPDGERGWVLGLAQGAGMSDRTTSSCPSSLEAAGAAGSFPFPTGTSSPQAVPVTLLGPRACSRLHTTLGSHGITILPGMVCTSVVGEPPHCEANQLAVDRWLWDAANTVRQFLHHCPLPSPSPPTHMILGTWGRPNSPGGSGKELAWTGSCPHSPPCRTGRCHLWKIPDTQLCCPMQASPAFRILHPLGYNHTSHEL from the exons ATGAAGCAGAGCTGGGGATCAGGGCTGCTCATTCTGGGAGCAGTGGTCCTCACAGAGG CGTGTGGGCAGCGCGGCCCTGGCCCCCCTGAGCCTCAGGAGGGCAACACGGTGGCTGGCGAGTGGCCGTGGCAGGCCAGTGTGAGGAGGCAGGGGGTCCACGTCTGCAGTGGGTCCCTCGTGGCAGGCACCTGGGTCCTCACTGCCGCCCACTGCTTTGAAAA GGCAGCAATGACAGAACTGAACTCCTGGTCAGTTGTCCTGGGTTCTCTGCAGCGTGAGGGGCTGAGCCCAGGGGCTGAAGAGGTGGGGGTGACTGCTCTGCAGTTGCCCAGGGCCTATAACCACTACAGCCAGGGCTCAGACCTGGCCCTGCTGCAGCTTGCCCACCCCGTGGCCCACACACCCCTCTGCTTGCCCCAACCTGCCCATCGCTTCCCCTTTGGGACCTCTTGCTGGGCCACTGGCTGGGATCAGGACACCAGTGATG CTCCCAGGACCCTACGGAATCTGCGCCTGCGTTTAATCAGCCGCCCCACGTGTAACTGTCTCTACAACCGGCTGCACCAGCGGCTGCTGGCCAGCCCAGCCCGGCCTGGGATGCTGTGTGGGGGTGCCCAGCCTGGGGTGCAGGGGCCCTGTCAG GGAGATTCTGGGGGCCCTGTGCTGTGCCGCGAGCCTGATGGACACTGGGTTCAGGCTGGGATCATCAGCTTCGCATCAAACTGTGCCCAGGAAGACACTCCTGTGTTGCTGACCGACATGGCTGCTCACAGCTCCTGGCTGCAGGCCCGAGCTCAAGGGGCAGCCTTCCTGGCCCAGAACCCAGAGACGCTAGAGATCAGTGATGAGGATAGCTGTGTAG CCTGTGGCTCCTTGAGGAGAGAAGGTCCCCAGGCAGGAGCTCCCTCCCAATGGCCCTGGGATGCCAGGCTGATTCACCAAGGGAAGCTGGCTTGTGGCGGAGCCCTGATATCAGAGGAGGTGGTGCTGACTGCTGCCCACTGCTTCATTGG GCGCCAGACCCCAGAGGAATGGAGTGTAGGGCTGGGGTCTGGACCAGAGGAGTGGGGCCTGAAGCAACTCATCCTGCATGGGGCTTATACCCACCCAGAGGGGGGCTATGATGTGGCCCTCCTGCTGCTGGCCCAGCCTGTGACACTGGGCCCCAGCCTGcggcccctctgcctgccctaCACTGACCACCGCCTGCCTGATGGGGAACGTGGCtgggtcctggggctggcccaaggagCAGGTATGTCAGACAGGACCACCAGCAGCTGTCCATCTAGCCTAGAGGCCGCTGGGGCAGCTGGGTCTTTTCCTTTCCCTACAGGCACCAGCTCCCCTCAGGCAGTGCCTGTGACCCTCTTGGGGCCCAGGGCCTGCAGCCGGCTGCATACAACCCTTGGGAGCCATGGCATCACCATTCTGCCAGGGATGGTGTGTACCAGTGTGGTGGGTGAGCCGCCCCACTGTGAG GCCAACCAGCTGGCTGTTGACAGGTGGCTCTGGGATGCTGCAAACACAGTGAGGCAATTCCTGCATCACTGCCCCTTGCCCTCTCCCAGTCCCCCCACCCACATGATCCTAGGCACTTGGGGCAGGCCCAACAGCCCAGGGGGCTCTGGGAAGGAGCTTGCCTGGACCGGCAgctgcccccactccccaccctgcaGGACAGGGAGATGTCACCTGTGGAAGATCCCCGACACCCAGCTCTGCTGTCCAATGCAGGCATCCCCAGCTTTCCGTATTCTTCATCCCCTCGGATACAATCACACCAGCCATGAactttga
- the PRSS53 gene encoding serine protease 53 isoform X2 yields the protein MKQSWGSGLLILGAVVLTEGLQAAQCACGQRGPGPPEPQEGNTVAGEWPWQASVRRQGVHVCSGSLVAGTWVLTAAHCFEKAAMTELNSWSVVLGSLQREGLSPGAEEVGVTALQLPRAYNHYSQGSDLALLQLAHPVAHTPLCLPQPAHRFPFGTSCWATGWDQDTSDAPRTLRNLRLRLISRPTCNCLYNRLHQRLLASPARPGMLCGGAQPGVQGPCQGDSGGPVLCREPDGHWVQAGIISFASNCAQEDTPVLLTDMAAHSSWLQARAQGAAFLAQNPETLEISDEDSCVACGSLRREGPQAGAPSQWPWDARLIHQGKLACGGALISEEVVLTAAHCFIGRQTPEEWSVGLGSGPEEWGLKQLILHGAYTHPEGGYDVALLLLAQPVTLGPSLRPLCLPYTDHRLPDGERGWVLGLAQGAGTSSPQAVPVTLLGPRACSRLHTTLGSHGITILPGMVCTSVVGEPPHCEGLSGAPLVHEVRGTWFLAGLHSFGDACQGPARPAVFTALPAYEKWVSSLDWQVYFAEEPEPEADTGSCLANRSMWPWDLPANTSLSRPLLTQSRKRPVLTHL from the exons ATGAAGCAGAGCTGGGGATCAGGGCTGCTCATTCTGGGAGCAGTGGTCCTCACAGAGG GTCTTCAAGCAGCTCAGTGTG CGTGTGGGCAGCGCGGCCCTGGCCCCCCTGAGCCTCAGGAGGGCAACACGGTGGCTGGCGAGTGGCCGTGGCAGGCCAGTGTGAGGAGGCAGGGGGTCCACGTCTGCAGTGGGTCCCTCGTGGCAGGCACCTGGGTCCTCACTGCCGCCCACTGCTTTGAAAA GGCAGCAATGACAGAACTGAACTCCTGGTCAGTTGTCCTGGGTTCTCTGCAGCGTGAGGGGCTGAGCCCAGGGGCTGAAGAGGTGGGGGTGACTGCTCTGCAGTTGCCCAGGGCCTATAACCACTACAGCCAGGGCTCAGACCTGGCCCTGCTGCAGCTTGCCCACCCCGTGGCCCACACACCCCTCTGCTTGCCCCAACCTGCCCATCGCTTCCCCTTTGGGACCTCTTGCTGGGCCACTGGCTGGGATCAGGACACCAGTGATG CTCCCAGGACCCTACGGAATCTGCGCCTGCGTTTAATCAGCCGCCCCACGTGTAACTGTCTCTACAACCGGCTGCACCAGCGGCTGCTGGCCAGCCCAGCCCGGCCTGGGATGCTGTGTGGGGGTGCCCAGCCTGGGGTGCAGGGGCCCTGTCAG GGAGATTCTGGGGGCCCTGTGCTGTGCCGCGAGCCTGATGGACACTGGGTTCAGGCTGGGATCATCAGCTTCGCATCAAACTGTGCCCAGGAAGACACTCCTGTGTTGCTGACCGACATGGCTGCTCACAGCTCCTGGCTGCAGGCCCGAGCTCAAGGGGCAGCCTTCCTGGCCCAGAACCCAGAGACGCTAGAGATCAGTGATGAGGATAGCTGTGTAG CCTGTGGCTCCTTGAGGAGAGAAGGTCCCCAGGCAGGAGCTCCCTCCCAATGGCCCTGGGATGCCAGGCTGATTCACCAAGGGAAGCTGGCTTGTGGCGGAGCCCTGATATCAGAGGAGGTGGTGCTGACTGCTGCCCACTGCTTCATTGG GCGCCAGACCCCAGAGGAATGGAGTGTAGGGCTGGGGTCTGGACCAGAGGAGTGGGGCCTGAAGCAACTCATCCTGCATGGGGCTTATACCCACCCAGAGGGGGGCTATGATGTGGCCCTCCTGCTGCTGGCCCAGCCTGTGACACTGGGCCCCAGCCTGcggcccctctgcctgccctaCACTGACCACCGCCTGCCTGATGGGGAACGTGGCtgggtcctggggctggcccaaggagCAG GCACCAGCTCCCCTCAGGCAGTGCCTGTGACCCTCTTGGGGCCCAGGGCCTGCAGCCGGCTGCATACAACCCTTGGGAGCCATGGCATCACCATTCTGCCAGGGATGGTGTGTACCAGTGTGGTGGGTGAGCCGCCCCACTGTGAG GGCCTATCTGGGGCACCACTGGTGCATGAGGTGAGGGGCACATGGTTCCTGGCTGGGCTACACAGCTTTGGAGATGCCTGTCAAGGCCCTGCAAGGCCTGCGGTCTTCACGGCGCTCCCCGCCTATGAGAAGTGGGTCAGCAGTTTGGACTGGCAGGTCTACTTCGCTGAGGAGCCGGAGCCAGAGGCTGACACTGGAAGCTGCCTGGCCAACAGGAGTATGTGGCCCTGGGACCTCCCTGCCAACACTTCCCTCTCCAGACCCCTTCTCACTCAATCTAGGAAAAGACCTGTTCTGACCCACCTGTAG
- the PRSS53 gene encoding serine protease 53 isoform X4: MKQSWGSGLLILGAVVLTEACGQRGPGPPEPQEGNTVAGEWPWQASVRRQGVHVCSGSLVAGTWVLTAAHCFEKAAMTELNSWSVVLGSLQREGLSPGAEEVGVTALQLPRAYNHYSQGSDLALLQLAHPVAHTPLCLPQPAHRFPFGTSCWATGWDQDTSDAPRTLRNLRLRLISRPTCNCLYNRLHQRLLASPARPGMLCGGAQPGVQGPCQGDSGGPVLCREPDGHWVQAGIISFASNCAQEDTPVLLTDMAAHSSWLQARAQGAAFLAQNPETLEISDEDSCVACGSLRREGPQAGAPSQWPWDARLIHQGKLACGGALISEEVVLTAAHCFIGRQTPEEWSVGLGSGPEEWGLKQLILHGAYTHPEGGYDVALLLLAQPVTLGPSLRPLCLPYTDHRLPDGERGWVLGLAQGAGTSSPQAVPVTLLGPRACSRLHTTLGSHGITILPGMVCTSVVGEPPHCEGLSGAPLVHEVRGTWFLAGLHSFGDACQGPARPAVFTALPAYEKWVSSLDWQVYFAEEPEPEADTGSCLANRSMWPWDLPANTSLSRPLLTQSRKRPVLTHL, encoded by the exons ATGAAGCAGAGCTGGGGATCAGGGCTGCTCATTCTGGGAGCAGTGGTCCTCACAGAGG CGTGTGGGCAGCGCGGCCCTGGCCCCCCTGAGCCTCAGGAGGGCAACACGGTGGCTGGCGAGTGGCCGTGGCAGGCCAGTGTGAGGAGGCAGGGGGTCCACGTCTGCAGTGGGTCCCTCGTGGCAGGCACCTGGGTCCTCACTGCCGCCCACTGCTTTGAAAA GGCAGCAATGACAGAACTGAACTCCTGGTCAGTTGTCCTGGGTTCTCTGCAGCGTGAGGGGCTGAGCCCAGGGGCTGAAGAGGTGGGGGTGACTGCTCTGCAGTTGCCCAGGGCCTATAACCACTACAGCCAGGGCTCAGACCTGGCCCTGCTGCAGCTTGCCCACCCCGTGGCCCACACACCCCTCTGCTTGCCCCAACCTGCCCATCGCTTCCCCTTTGGGACCTCTTGCTGGGCCACTGGCTGGGATCAGGACACCAGTGATG CTCCCAGGACCCTACGGAATCTGCGCCTGCGTTTAATCAGCCGCCCCACGTGTAACTGTCTCTACAACCGGCTGCACCAGCGGCTGCTGGCCAGCCCAGCCCGGCCTGGGATGCTGTGTGGGGGTGCCCAGCCTGGGGTGCAGGGGCCCTGTCAG GGAGATTCTGGGGGCCCTGTGCTGTGCCGCGAGCCTGATGGACACTGGGTTCAGGCTGGGATCATCAGCTTCGCATCAAACTGTGCCCAGGAAGACACTCCTGTGTTGCTGACCGACATGGCTGCTCACAGCTCCTGGCTGCAGGCCCGAGCTCAAGGGGCAGCCTTCCTGGCCCAGAACCCAGAGACGCTAGAGATCAGTGATGAGGATAGCTGTGTAG CCTGTGGCTCCTTGAGGAGAGAAGGTCCCCAGGCAGGAGCTCCCTCCCAATGGCCCTGGGATGCCAGGCTGATTCACCAAGGGAAGCTGGCTTGTGGCGGAGCCCTGATATCAGAGGAGGTGGTGCTGACTGCTGCCCACTGCTTCATTGG GCGCCAGACCCCAGAGGAATGGAGTGTAGGGCTGGGGTCTGGACCAGAGGAGTGGGGCCTGAAGCAACTCATCCTGCATGGGGCTTATACCCACCCAGAGGGGGGCTATGATGTGGCCCTCCTGCTGCTGGCCCAGCCTGTGACACTGGGCCCCAGCCTGcggcccctctgcctgccctaCACTGACCACCGCCTGCCTGATGGGGAACGTGGCtgggtcctggggctggcccaaggagCAG GCACCAGCTCCCCTCAGGCAGTGCCTGTGACCCTCTTGGGGCCCAGGGCCTGCAGCCGGCTGCATACAACCCTTGGGAGCCATGGCATCACCATTCTGCCAGGGATGGTGTGTACCAGTGTGGTGGGTGAGCCGCCCCACTGTGAG GGCCTATCTGGGGCACCACTGGTGCATGAGGTGAGGGGCACATGGTTCCTGGCTGGGCTACACAGCTTTGGAGATGCCTGTCAAGGCCCTGCAAGGCCTGCGGTCTTCACGGCGCTCCCCGCCTATGAGAAGTGGGTCAGCAGTTTGGACTGGCAGGTCTACTTCGCTGAGGAGCCGGAGCCAGAGGCTGACACTGGAAGCTGCCTGGCCAACAGGAGTATGTGGCCCTGGGACCTCCCTGCCAACACTTCCCTCTCCAGACCCCTTCTCACTCAATCTAGGAAAAGACCTGTTCTGACCCACCTGTAG
- the PRSS53 gene encoding serine protease 53 isoform X5 encodes MKQSWGSGLLILGAVVLTEGLQAAQCACGQRGPGPPEPQEGNTVAGEWPWQASVRRQGVHVCSGSLVAGTWVLTAAHCFEKAAMTELNSWSVVLGSLQREGLSPGAEEVGVTALQLPRAYNHYSQGSDLALLQLAHPVAHTPLCLPQPAHRFPFGTSCWATGWDQDTSDAPRTLRNLRLRLISRPTCNCLYNRLHQRLLASPARPGMLCGGAQPGVQGPCQGDSGGPVLCREPDGHWVQAGIISFASNCAQEDTPVLLTDMAAHSSWLQARAQGAAFLAQNPETLEISDEDSCVACGSLRREGPQAGAPSQWPWDARLIHQGKLACGGALISEEVVLTAAHCFIGRQTPEEWSVGLGSGPEEWGLKQLILHGAYTHPEGGYDVALLLLAQPVTLGPSLRPLCLPYTDHRLPDGERGWVLGLAQGAGTSSPQAVPVTLLGPRACSRLHTTLGSHGITILPGMVCTSVVGEPPHCEGLSGAPLVHEVRGTWFLAGLHSFGDACQGPARPAVFTALPAYEKWVSSLDWQVYFAEEPEPEADTGSCLANRSQPAGC; translated from the exons ATGAAGCAGAGCTGGGGATCAGGGCTGCTCATTCTGGGAGCAGTGGTCCTCACAGAGG GTCTTCAAGCAGCTCAGTGTG CGTGTGGGCAGCGCGGCCCTGGCCCCCCTGAGCCTCAGGAGGGCAACACGGTGGCTGGCGAGTGGCCGTGGCAGGCCAGTGTGAGGAGGCAGGGGGTCCACGTCTGCAGTGGGTCCCTCGTGGCAGGCACCTGGGTCCTCACTGCCGCCCACTGCTTTGAAAA GGCAGCAATGACAGAACTGAACTCCTGGTCAGTTGTCCTGGGTTCTCTGCAGCGTGAGGGGCTGAGCCCAGGGGCTGAAGAGGTGGGGGTGACTGCTCTGCAGTTGCCCAGGGCCTATAACCACTACAGCCAGGGCTCAGACCTGGCCCTGCTGCAGCTTGCCCACCCCGTGGCCCACACACCCCTCTGCTTGCCCCAACCTGCCCATCGCTTCCCCTTTGGGACCTCTTGCTGGGCCACTGGCTGGGATCAGGACACCAGTGATG CTCCCAGGACCCTACGGAATCTGCGCCTGCGTTTAATCAGCCGCCCCACGTGTAACTGTCTCTACAACCGGCTGCACCAGCGGCTGCTGGCCAGCCCAGCCCGGCCTGGGATGCTGTGTGGGGGTGCCCAGCCTGGGGTGCAGGGGCCCTGTCAG GGAGATTCTGGGGGCCCTGTGCTGTGCCGCGAGCCTGATGGACACTGGGTTCAGGCTGGGATCATCAGCTTCGCATCAAACTGTGCCCAGGAAGACACTCCTGTGTTGCTGACCGACATGGCTGCTCACAGCTCCTGGCTGCAGGCCCGAGCTCAAGGGGCAGCCTTCCTGGCCCAGAACCCAGAGACGCTAGAGATCAGTGATGAGGATAGCTGTGTAG CCTGTGGCTCCTTGAGGAGAGAAGGTCCCCAGGCAGGAGCTCCCTCCCAATGGCCCTGGGATGCCAGGCTGATTCACCAAGGGAAGCTGGCTTGTGGCGGAGCCCTGATATCAGAGGAGGTGGTGCTGACTGCTGCCCACTGCTTCATTGG GCGCCAGACCCCAGAGGAATGGAGTGTAGGGCTGGGGTCTGGACCAGAGGAGTGGGGCCTGAAGCAACTCATCCTGCATGGGGCTTATACCCACCCAGAGGGGGGCTATGATGTGGCCCTCCTGCTGCTGGCCCAGCCTGTGACACTGGGCCCCAGCCTGcggcccctctgcctgccctaCACTGACCACCGCCTGCCTGATGGGGAACGTGGCtgggtcctggggctggcccaaggagCAG GCACCAGCTCCCCTCAGGCAGTGCCTGTGACCCTCTTGGGGCCCAGGGCCTGCAGCCGGCTGCATACAACCCTTGGGAGCCATGGCATCACCATTCTGCCAGGGATGGTGTGTACCAGTGTGGTGGGTGAGCCGCCCCACTGTGAG GGCCTATCTGGGGCACCACTGGTGCATGAGGTGAGGGGCACATGGTTCCTGGCTGGGCTACACAGCTTTGGAGATGCCTGTCAAGGCCCTGCAAGGCCTGCGGTCTTCACGGCGCTCCCCGCCTATGAGAAGTGGGTCAGCAGTTTGGACTGGCAGGTCTACTTCGCTGAGGAGCCGGAGCCAGAGGCTGACACTGGAAGCTGCCTGGCCAACAGGA GCCAACCAGCTGGCTGTTGA
- the PRSS53 gene encoding serine protease 53 isoform X3, with protein MKQSWGSGLLILGAVVLTEACGQRGPGPPEPQEGNTVAGEWPWQASVRRQGVHVCSGSLVAGTWVLTAAHCFEKAAMTELNSWSVVLGSLQREGLSPGAEEVGVTALQLPRAYNHYSQGSDLALLQLAHPVAHTPLCLPQPAHRFPFGTSCWATGWDQDTSDAPRTLRNLRLRLISRPTCNCLYNRLHQRLLASPARPGMLCGGAQPGVQGPCQGDSGGPVLCREPDGHWVQAGIISFASNCAQEDTPVLLTDMAAHSSWLQARAQGAAFLAQNPETLEISDEDSCVACGSLRREGPQAGAPSQWPWDARLIHQGKLACGGALISEEVVLTAAHCFIGRQTPEEWSVGLGSGPEEWGLKQLILHGAYTHPEGGYDVALLLLAQPVTLGPSLRPLCLPYTDHRLPDGERGWVLGLAQGAGMSDRTTSSCPSSLEAAGAAGSFPFPTGTSSPQAVPVTLLGPRACSRLHTTLGSHGITILPGMVCTSVVGEPPHCEGLSGAPLVHEVRGTWFLAGLHSFGDACQGPARPAVFTALPAYEKWVSSLDWQVYFAEEPEPEADTGSCLANRSQPAGC; from the exons ATGAAGCAGAGCTGGGGATCAGGGCTGCTCATTCTGGGAGCAGTGGTCCTCACAGAGG CGTGTGGGCAGCGCGGCCCTGGCCCCCCTGAGCCTCAGGAGGGCAACACGGTGGCTGGCGAGTGGCCGTGGCAGGCCAGTGTGAGGAGGCAGGGGGTCCACGTCTGCAGTGGGTCCCTCGTGGCAGGCACCTGGGTCCTCACTGCCGCCCACTGCTTTGAAAA GGCAGCAATGACAGAACTGAACTCCTGGTCAGTTGTCCTGGGTTCTCTGCAGCGTGAGGGGCTGAGCCCAGGGGCTGAAGAGGTGGGGGTGACTGCTCTGCAGTTGCCCAGGGCCTATAACCACTACAGCCAGGGCTCAGACCTGGCCCTGCTGCAGCTTGCCCACCCCGTGGCCCACACACCCCTCTGCTTGCCCCAACCTGCCCATCGCTTCCCCTTTGGGACCTCTTGCTGGGCCACTGGCTGGGATCAGGACACCAGTGATG CTCCCAGGACCCTACGGAATCTGCGCCTGCGTTTAATCAGCCGCCCCACGTGTAACTGTCTCTACAACCGGCTGCACCAGCGGCTGCTGGCCAGCCCAGCCCGGCCTGGGATGCTGTGTGGGGGTGCCCAGCCTGGGGTGCAGGGGCCCTGTCAG GGAGATTCTGGGGGCCCTGTGCTGTGCCGCGAGCCTGATGGACACTGGGTTCAGGCTGGGATCATCAGCTTCGCATCAAACTGTGCCCAGGAAGACACTCCTGTGTTGCTGACCGACATGGCTGCTCACAGCTCCTGGCTGCAGGCCCGAGCTCAAGGGGCAGCCTTCCTGGCCCAGAACCCAGAGACGCTAGAGATCAGTGATGAGGATAGCTGTGTAG CCTGTGGCTCCTTGAGGAGAGAAGGTCCCCAGGCAGGAGCTCCCTCCCAATGGCCCTGGGATGCCAGGCTGATTCACCAAGGGAAGCTGGCTTGTGGCGGAGCCCTGATATCAGAGGAGGTGGTGCTGACTGCTGCCCACTGCTTCATTGG GCGCCAGACCCCAGAGGAATGGAGTGTAGGGCTGGGGTCTGGACCAGAGGAGTGGGGCCTGAAGCAACTCATCCTGCATGGGGCTTATACCCACCCAGAGGGGGGCTATGATGTGGCCCTCCTGCTGCTGGCCCAGCCTGTGACACTGGGCCCCAGCCTGcggcccctctgcctgccctaCACTGACCACCGCCTGCCTGATGGGGAACGTGGCtgggtcctggggctggcccaaggagCAGGTATGTCAGACAGGACCACCAGCAGCTGTCCATCTAGCCTAGAGGCCGCTGGGGCAGCTGGGTCTTTTCCTTTCCCTACAGGCACCAGCTCCCCTCAGGCAGTGCCTGTGACCCTCTTGGGGCCCAGGGCCTGCAGCCGGCTGCATACAACCCTTGGGAGCCATGGCATCACCATTCTGCCAGGGATGGTGTGTACCAGTGTGGTGGGTGAGCCGCCCCACTGTGAG GGCCTATCTGGGGCACCACTGGTGCATGAGGTGAGGGGCACATGGTTCCTGGCTGGGCTACACAGCTTTGGAGATGCCTGTCAAGGCCCTGCAAGGCCTGCGGTCTTCACGGCGCTCCCCGCCTATGAGAAGTGGGTCAGCAGTTTGGACTGGCAGGTCTACTTCGCTGAGGAGCCGGAGCCAGAGGCTGACACTGGAAGCTGCCTGGCCAACAGGA GCCAACCAGCTGGCTGTTGA
- the PRSS53 gene encoding serine protease 53 isoform X6 has protein sequence MKQSWGSGLLILGAVVLTEACGQRGPGPPEPQEGNTVAGEWPWQASVRRQGVHVCSGSLVAGTWVLTAAHCFEKAAMTELNSWSVVLGSLQREGLSPGAEEVGVTALQLPRAYNHYSQGSDLALLQLAHPVAHTPLCLPQPAHRFPFGTSCWATGWDQDTSDAPRTLRNLRLRLISRPTCNCLYNRLHQRLLASPARPGMLCGGAQPGVQGPCQGDSGGPVLCREPDGHWVQAGIISFASNCAQEDTPVLLTDMAAHSSWLQARAQGAAFLAQNPETLEISDEDSCVACGSLRREGPQAGAPSQWPWDARLIHQGKLACGGALISEEVVLTAAHCFIGRQTPEEWSVGLGSGPEEWGLKQLILHGAYTHPEGGYDVALLLLAQPVTLGPSLRPLCLPYTDHRLPDGERGWVLGLAQGAGTSSPQAVPVTLLGPRACSRLHTTLGSHGITILPGMVCTSVVGEPPHCEGLSGAPLVHEVRGTWFLAGLHSFGDACQGPARPAVFTALPAYEKWVSSLDWQVYFAEEPEPEADTGSCLANRSQPAGC, from the exons ATGAAGCAGAGCTGGGGATCAGGGCTGCTCATTCTGGGAGCAGTGGTCCTCACAGAGG CGTGTGGGCAGCGCGGCCCTGGCCCCCCTGAGCCTCAGGAGGGCAACACGGTGGCTGGCGAGTGGCCGTGGCAGGCCAGTGTGAGGAGGCAGGGGGTCCACGTCTGCAGTGGGTCCCTCGTGGCAGGCACCTGGGTCCTCACTGCCGCCCACTGCTTTGAAAA GGCAGCAATGACAGAACTGAACTCCTGGTCAGTTGTCCTGGGTTCTCTGCAGCGTGAGGGGCTGAGCCCAGGGGCTGAAGAGGTGGGGGTGACTGCTCTGCAGTTGCCCAGGGCCTATAACCACTACAGCCAGGGCTCAGACCTGGCCCTGCTGCAGCTTGCCCACCCCGTGGCCCACACACCCCTCTGCTTGCCCCAACCTGCCCATCGCTTCCCCTTTGGGACCTCTTGCTGGGCCACTGGCTGGGATCAGGACACCAGTGATG CTCCCAGGACCCTACGGAATCTGCGCCTGCGTTTAATCAGCCGCCCCACGTGTAACTGTCTCTACAACCGGCTGCACCAGCGGCTGCTGGCCAGCCCAGCCCGGCCTGGGATGCTGTGTGGGGGTGCCCAGCCTGGGGTGCAGGGGCCCTGTCAG GGAGATTCTGGGGGCCCTGTGCTGTGCCGCGAGCCTGATGGACACTGGGTTCAGGCTGGGATCATCAGCTTCGCATCAAACTGTGCCCAGGAAGACACTCCTGTGTTGCTGACCGACATGGCTGCTCACAGCTCCTGGCTGCAGGCCCGAGCTCAAGGGGCAGCCTTCCTGGCCCAGAACCCAGAGACGCTAGAGATCAGTGATGAGGATAGCTGTGTAG CCTGTGGCTCCTTGAGGAGAGAAGGTCCCCAGGCAGGAGCTCCCTCCCAATGGCCCTGGGATGCCAGGCTGATTCACCAAGGGAAGCTGGCTTGTGGCGGAGCCCTGATATCAGAGGAGGTGGTGCTGACTGCTGCCCACTGCTTCATTGG GCGCCAGACCCCAGAGGAATGGAGTGTAGGGCTGGGGTCTGGACCAGAGGAGTGGGGCCTGAAGCAACTCATCCTGCATGGGGCTTATACCCACCCAGAGGGGGGCTATGATGTGGCCCTCCTGCTGCTGGCCCAGCCTGTGACACTGGGCCCCAGCCTGcggcccctctgcctgccctaCACTGACCACCGCCTGCCTGATGGGGAACGTGGCtgggtcctggggctggcccaaggagCAG GCACCAGCTCCCCTCAGGCAGTGCCTGTGACCCTCTTGGGGCCCAGGGCCTGCAGCCGGCTGCATACAACCCTTGGGAGCCATGGCATCACCATTCTGCCAGGGATGGTGTGTACCAGTGTGGTGGGTGAGCCGCCCCACTGTGAG GGCCTATCTGGGGCACCACTGGTGCATGAGGTGAGGGGCACATGGTTCCTGGCTGGGCTACACAGCTTTGGAGATGCCTGTCAAGGCCCTGCAAGGCCTGCGGTCTTCACGGCGCTCCCCGCCTATGAGAAGTGGGTCAGCAGTTTGGACTGGCAGGTCTACTTCGCTGAGGAGCCGGAGCCAGAGGCTGACACTGGAAGCTGCCTGGCCAACAGGA GCCAACCAGCTGGCTGTTGA